One genomic segment of Micromonospora sp. WMMC415 includes these proteins:
- the glmM gene encoding phosphoglucosamine mutase — MGRLFGTDGVRGRANADLTPELALAVAVAAAHTLAESDKSHPPLAVVGRDTRASGEMLEAAVVAGLTSAGANVVRVGVLPTPAVAFLTAEAKADLGVMLSASHNPMPDNGIKLFAAGGHKLPDEIEMRIEAAVQANATTAWERPIGAGVGRVHDLLDGADHYVQHLVGTVPHRLDGIKVVVDCANGAAAEVAPAAYQAAGAEVIAIHAEPDGLNINDECGSNHIEALRQAVVEHGAHLGIAHDGDADRCVAVTADGDEVDGDQLMAILALAMREAGTLTGDTLVATVMSNLGLRLAMSREGIRLVETKVGDRYVLEELRASGLALGGEQSGHIVMPAYATTGDGVLTGLHLMSRVAATGKSLAELAAVITRLPQVLINVPVGDRTVGAAAPAVRAEVERAEAELGETGRVLLRPSGTEPLVRVMVEAGTEATARSVAERIAEQVRTASPVA; from the coding sequence ATGGGCCGGTTGTTCGGCACTGACGGCGTACGCGGGCGGGCGAACGCGGATCTCACGCCCGAGTTGGCGCTCGCGGTGGCGGTGGCCGCCGCGCACACTCTCGCCGAGTCGGACAAGAGCCATCCCCCGCTGGCCGTCGTCGGCCGCGACACGCGGGCCAGCGGCGAGATGCTCGAAGCCGCCGTGGTGGCCGGCCTCACCAGCGCCGGTGCGAACGTCGTCCGGGTCGGCGTGCTGCCGACCCCGGCGGTGGCGTTCCTCACCGCCGAGGCCAAGGCCGACCTCGGCGTGATGCTCTCCGCGTCGCACAACCCGATGCCGGACAACGGCATCAAGCTGTTCGCCGCCGGCGGGCACAAACTGCCGGACGAGATCGAGATGCGGATCGAGGCGGCCGTCCAGGCGAACGCGACCACCGCCTGGGAGCGCCCGATCGGCGCGGGCGTGGGCCGGGTCCACGACCTGCTCGACGGCGCCGACCACTACGTGCAGCACCTGGTGGGCACCGTCCCGCACCGGCTCGACGGGATCAAGGTCGTGGTGGACTGCGCCAACGGCGCCGCCGCCGAGGTGGCCCCGGCGGCGTACCAGGCGGCCGGCGCCGAGGTGATCGCGATCCACGCCGAGCCCGACGGCCTCAACATCAACGACGAGTGCGGCTCGAACCACATCGAGGCGCTGCGCCAGGCCGTCGTCGAGCACGGCGCGCACCTGGGCATCGCCCACGACGGCGACGCCGACCGGTGCGTCGCGGTGACCGCCGACGGCGACGAGGTCGACGGCGACCAGCTGATGGCGATCCTGGCGCTGGCCATGCGGGAGGCCGGCACCCTCACCGGCGACACGCTGGTCGCCACGGTGATGAGCAACCTCGGCCTGCGCCTGGCCATGTCCCGCGAGGGCATCCGGCTGGTCGAGACCAAGGTCGGCGACCGGTACGTGCTGGAGGAGCTGCGCGCGTCCGGCCTCGCGCTGGGCGGCGAGCAGAGCGGGCACATCGTCATGCCCGCGTACGCGACCACCGGCGACGGCGTGCTGACCGGCCTGCACCTCATGTCGCGCGTGGCGGCGACCGGGAAGTCCCTGGCCGAGCTGGCCGCTGTGATCACCCGGCTGCCGCAGGTGCTGATCAACGTGCCGGTCGGCGACCGCACCGTCGGTGCCGCGGCGCCAGCCGTGCGGGCCGAGGTCGAGCGGGCCGAGGCCGAGCTGGGCGAGACCGGTCGGGTGCTGCTGCGCCCCTCCGGCACCGAGCCGCTGGTCCGGGTCATGGTCGAGGCCGGCACCGAGGCGACCGCCCGTTCGGTGGCCGAGCGGATCGCCGAGCAGGTCCGCACCGCCAGCCCGGTCGCCTGA
- the rplM gene encoding 50S ribosomal protein L13, whose translation MRTYSPKPGEIERQWHVIDASDVVLGRLATHAATLLRGKHKPTFAPHVDTGDFVVIVNAGKVALTGNKRQQKIAYRHSGYPGGLKQVGYDELLTKRPERAIELAVKGMLPHNKLGRKLIKKLKVYAGAEHPHGAQSPVPFEIKQIAQ comes from the coding sequence GTGCGTACGTACAGCCCGAAGCCGGGTGAGATCGAGCGTCAGTGGCACGTCATCGACGCCTCTGATGTCGTGCTGGGCCGCCTGGCCACCCACGCCGCCACGCTGCTGCGCGGCAAGCACAAGCCGACTTTCGCGCCGCACGTCGACACGGGCGACTTCGTCGTCATCGTGAACGCGGGCAAGGTCGCGCTGACCGGCAACAAGCGGCAGCAGAAGATCGCCTACCGTCACTCCGGCTACCCGGGTGGCCTGAAGCAGGTCGGCTACGACGAGCTGCTGACCAAGCGTCCCGAGCGGGCCATCGAGCTGGCCGTGAAGGGGATGCTCCCGCACAACAAGCTCGGCCGTAAGCTCATCAAGAAGCTGAAGGTCTACGCCGGTGCCGAGCACCCGCACGGCGCGCAGTCGCCGGTGCCGTTCGAGATCAAGCAGATCGCGCAGTGA
- a CDS encoding low specificity L-threonine aldolase, translating to MSGQQAERLRRLAALRGCDVVLSGARPATVGERLDAMRAALPEDTLPDVYGEGGVVEHVEHRIADLLGTETAVLFPTGTMAQQVALRHGAEVTGRDAVALHPLSHPLVHERDAYAVLTGLRAARTPDGARFPTAEEVTDLGEPFGTLLLELPLRDAGFLLPTWDELVAVVDAGRARGARVHVDGARLWESTVHLGRPAPAVTALVDSVYVSLYKSLGGVSGAVLAGDPELTGYARAWRHRYGGTVFQQWPAALAALHGLDHELPRLPGYVAHARLVAETLATIPGARVFPAPPHTHQFRFWLPYPADALNDAALALAEEEKVWFVGQWRDTDVPGLALAEVTVADPALELDADQISDLAARFLHRVPTS from the coding sequence GTGAGCGGCCAGCAGGCCGAACGGCTCCGGCGGTTGGCCGCGCTGCGGGGCTGCGACGTGGTCCTGTCCGGAGCGCGTCCGGCGACCGTCGGCGAGCGGCTGGACGCGATGCGGGCCGCGCTGCCCGAGGACACCCTCCCCGACGTGTACGGCGAGGGCGGTGTGGTCGAGCACGTCGAGCACCGGATCGCCGACCTGCTCGGTACCGAGACCGCCGTCCTCTTCCCCACCGGCACCATGGCGCAGCAGGTCGCCCTCCGCCACGGCGCCGAGGTGACCGGCCGGGACGCGGTCGCCCTGCACCCGCTCAGCCACCCCCTGGTCCACGAACGGGACGCGTACGCGGTGCTCACCGGCCTGCGTGCCGCCCGCACCCCGGACGGCGCCCGGTTCCCGACCGCCGAGGAGGTCACCGACCTCGGCGAGCCGTTCGGCACGCTGCTCCTCGAACTCCCGCTGCGGGACGCCGGGTTCCTGCTGCCCACCTGGGACGAGCTGGTGGCGGTGGTCGACGCGGGCCGCGCCCGGGGCGCCCGGGTGCACGTCGACGGCGCCCGGCTGTGGGAGTCGACCGTGCACCTCGGGCGGCCCGCCCCGGCGGTCACCGCCCTGGTCGACAGCGTGTACGTCTCGCTCTACAAGTCCCTCGGGGGTGTCTCCGGGGCGGTGCTGGCCGGCGATCCGGAGCTGACCGGGTACGCCCGCGCCTGGCGGCACCGCTACGGCGGGACGGTCTTCCAGCAGTGGCCGGCAGCACTGGCCGCGCTGCACGGGCTGGACCACGAACTGCCCCGCCTGCCCGGCTACGTGGCCCACGCCCGGCTGGTCGCCGAGACGCTCGCCACGATTCCCGGGGCCCGGGTCTTCCCCGCGCCACCGCACACCCACCAGTTCCGGTTCTGGCTGCCCTACCCCGCCGACGCGCTCAACGACGCCGCCCTCGCGCTCGCGGAGGAGGAGAAGGTCTGGTTCGTGGGCCAGTGGCGGGACACCGACGTCCCCGGGCTGGCGCTGGCCGAGGTGACGGTGGCCGACCCCGCCCTGGAGCTGGACGCCGACCAGATCAGCGACCTGGCCGCCCGCTTCCTGCACCGCGTGCCGACCAGCTGA
- the rpsI gene encoding 30S ribosomal protein S9, producing the protein MTDITATEVAPEATEAPAPVARAPRGDRPIQTVGRRKEAIVRVRIVPGSGKITCNGRDLEAYFPSKVHQQLIKDPLVTAEKAEAFDVIANLRGGGTTGQAGALRLAIARALIVSEPDDRPALKKAGFLTRDARVKESKKYGLKKARKAPQYSKR; encoded by the coding sequence ATGACCGACATCACCGCCACCGAGGTCGCCCCCGAGGCCACCGAGGCGCCGGCGCCCGTCGCCCGCGCGCCCCGTGGTGACCGGCCGATCCAGACCGTGGGCCGCCGCAAGGAGGCCATCGTCCGGGTTCGCATCGTGCCGGGCTCCGGCAAGATCACCTGCAACGGCCGGGACCTCGAGGCCTACTTCCCGAGCAAGGTGCACCAGCAGCTCATCAAGGACCCGCTGGTCACCGCCGAGAAGGCCGAGGCGTTCGACGTCATCGCGAACCTGCGGGGTGGCGGCACCACCGGCCAGGCCGGTGCGCTGCGGCTGGCCATCGCCCGGGCCCTGATCGTCAGCGAGCCGGACGACCGTCCCGCGCTGAAGAAGGCCGGCTTCCTGACCCGGGACGCGCGGGTCAAGGAGAGCAAGAAGTACGGCCTCAAGAAGGCCCGCAAGGCTCCCCAGTACTCGAAGCGCTGA